The following are encoded in a window of Maridesulfovibrio ferrireducens genomic DNA:
- a CDS encoding site-specific integrase, giving the protein MASKTKWVKAKFPGVRYREHDIRRHGVRLDRYYTITYKYNGVTKTEALGWASNGVRADDAARILGELKRNQLLGVFPQTLKQKRELAVEEMRSLEVEKAKDVTVSEFWPTYLDHASRNKKKSSWGKEDSHFRIWLQPLLGDVLVRLVGASEFDMLVAELDDAGKSSRTIEYVTGTLRRFLKFCHTRGVVEQLPPTGKDIGVTGPGDSNRRLAVISLEQTEKILALLHEKDFSAWRITKFAFLTGCRAGEAFKLEWRNVSSTHVIFEKTKNAESRRIPISGPLAELISELQRTGPVDKVFLNSRGGPYNEAPTAFANVVNKLGFNEGRDRLDRISFHTIRHTVATELAKVLDLRSLMDVMGWKVPAMALRYMHGDEDAARCALDMLGDSGDGGKVIPFRKRG; this is encoded by the coding sequence ATGGCTTCAAAAACAAAGTGGGTGAAAGCGAAGTTTCCGGGGGTGCGTTATCGTGAGCATGATATTCGACGGCATGGAGTGCGGTTGGATCGGTATTACACAATAACCTACAAATACAATGGAGTAACAAAGACTGAAGCTTTAGGGTGGGCATCTAATGGTGTGCGGGCTGATGATGCGGCTCGTATTTTAGGAGAGCTAAAAAGAAATCAGTTGCTTGGCGTGTTTCCGCAAACTCTGAAGCAAAAGCGTGAGTTGGCTGTTGAAGAAATGAGGTCTTTAGAGGTTGAGAAAGCAAAAGATGTGACTGTGAGCGAATTCTGGCCTACTTATCTCGATCATGCGTCTCGTAATAAGAAGAAGTCATCTTGGGGGAAGGAGGACAGTCATTTTAGGATTTGGTTACAGCCGTTGCTAGGTGATGTGTTGGTTAGACTTGTGGGGGCTTCTGAGTTCGATATGCTTGTTGCTGAACTGGATGATGCAGGAAAGTCCTCGCGGACTATTGAATATGTAACGGGAACGCTTAGGCGTTTTCTCAAGTTTTGCCATACTCGCGGGGTTGTAGAGCAGCTTCCCCCTACAGGGAAAGATATTGGTGTGACTGGTCCTGGAGATAGTAATCGGAGGCTCGCTGTTATTAGTCTCGAGCAGACAGAGAAGATATTAGCACTATTGCACGAAAAGGATTTTTCTGCGTGGAGGATTACCAAATTTGCGTTTCTTACAGGGTGTAGGGCAGGGGAAGCTTTTAAACTTGAGTGGCGCAATGTCAGTTCCACGCACGTCATTTTTGAAAAGACCAAGAACGCTGAATCACGGCGTATCCCTATCTCAGGACCGCTTGCGGAACTCATCTCTGAGCTTCAGCGCACAGGCCCTGTAGACAAGGTCTTTCTGAATAGTAGAGGGGGGCCATACAATGAGGCTCCAACTGCATTTGCTAATGTCGTTAACAAGCTTGGATTTAACGAAGGGCGAGATAGATTGGACCGCATTAGCTTTCATACTATCCGTCATACTGTCGCTACCGAATTGGCAAAGGTACTGGATCTACGTTCCCTGATGGATGTCATGGGCTGGAAAGTTCCGGCTATGGCGTTACGGTATATGCACGGTGATGAGGATGCTGCCCGCTGTGCTCTTGATATGCTTGGTGATAGCGGGGACGGTGGTAAGGTTATTCCTTTTCGGAAGCGCGGGTAG
- a CDS encoding response regulator, with product MKHKILFVDDNQNMLRGIKAMLHSRRKEWACRFASNGEDAVELIQQESFDAVVSDIRMPGMNGIDFLKIVEKIQPATIRIILSGYTEIQTLLKSTTCAHQFISKPCSSKTLIDTIQRLIKLRHILNNNEISTMVARLNSLPAIPDLYLKICTELEKEEPSLDRVGKFVEKDPGVSATILKVVNSAFFGFYNTISSPSHAVTLLGTEAVKGLVLGVHLLDKIDLSSLAGYSVDKLWTHSLQTGDFAKAIATLETTDKTFISSCYVAGILHDVGKLIFVTNMENIYKPVLLEVRKMGGPINLNEKDKLGVSHAAIGAYLLGLWGFHENIVSGVFDHHTPENSEDGLTVALVVHAANTLQHELYYPDSNFIFSPINLEWLEAQSLMERLPEWVAACTKFININ from the coding sequence ATGAAACATAAAATTTTATTTGTAGACGACAATCAAAATATGCTACGAGGAATCAAAGCCATGCTGCACTCTAGAAGAAAAGAGTGGGCATGCCGATTCGCTTCCAACGGAGAGGATGCTGTTGAATTGATTCAGCAGGAATCATTTGATGCAGTAGTTTCCGACATCCGTATGCCTGGTATGAACGGTATTGATTTTCTTAAAATTGTCGAAAAAATCCAGCCCGCGACCATTCGTATAATTCTTTCCGGATATACTGAAATTCAAACACTCCTGAAATCGACAACATGCGCACACCAATTTATTAGCAAACCATGCAGCTCGAAAACCCTTATTGATACAATACAGCGCTTAATCAAATTGCGGCATATTCTTAATAATAATGAAATAAGTACCATGGTGGCCCGGTTAAACTCCCTCCCTGCTATTCCAGACTTATATTTAAAAATATGCACTGAACTGGAAAAAGAAGAGCCTAGTCTCGACCGCGTAGGAAAGTTTGTAGAAAAAGATCCCGGAGTCTCAGCCACAATACTCAAAGTAGTTAACTCTGCTTTTTTCGGTTTTTACAACACGATATCCTCCCCATCCCATGCTGTTACTCTGTTGGGAACTGAAGCCGTTAAAGGGTTGGTTCTCGGAGTTCATCTTCTGGACAAAATAGATTTATCATCTCTCGCTGGATATTCAGTGGATAAACTCTGGACTCATTCCCTCCAAACCGGCGACTTTGCCAAGGCTATCGCAACGTTAGAAACAACAGACAAAACCTTCATCAGTTCTTGTTATGTGGCAGGAATTCTTCATGATGTAGGCAAGCTTATCTTTGTAACCAATATGGAAAACATATATAAACCAGTTCTTTTAGAAGTCCGTAAAATGGGAGGTCCAATAAATTTAAACGAAAAAGACAAACTGGGAGTCAGCCATGCTGCAATCGGAGCTTACCTGCTGGGGTTATGGGGATTTCATGAAAACATTGTTTCGGGAGTATTTGACCATCATACCCCCGAAAATTCAGAAGACGGATTAACCGTTGCACTTGTGGTTCATGCTGCCAATACGTTGCAACACGAACTTTATTATCCAGACTCAAACTTTATTTTCTCACCTATCAATCTAGAATGGCTGGAAGCGCAAAGTTTAATGGAACGATTGCCAGAATGGGTGGCAGCATGCACTAAATTCATTAACATTAACTGA
- a CDS encoding PAS domain S-box protein translates to MTIKELLENKDKPVIAANTNGIITNINDSFTREFGWTEKELKGKPLTAIIPKPLRDAHQLGFSAFLSTGKASILGQHLDLEIAKADGTIELARHFIISEIVNEKHSFAATIEPSNKE, encoded by the coding sequence ATGACGATAAAAGAACTGTTAGAAAACAAGGATAAACCTGTTATTGCTGCGAACACAAACGGCATCATAACAAACATCAACGATTCCTTTACCCGAGAATTCGGATGGACCGAAAAGGAACTCAAAGGAAAACCACTCACCGCAATAATTCCAAAACCTCTGAGAGACGCACATCAGCTTGGCTTTTCAGCTTTCTTATCAACAGGTAAAGCATCTATCCTAGGTCAACACCTAGATTTAGAAATTGCAAAGGCAGATGGTACAATAGAGTTAGCAAGACATTTCATCATCAGTGAAATTGTTAATGAAAAGCACTCCTTCGCCGCAACTATTGAACCCAGCAACAAGGAGTGA
- a CDS encoding PAS domain S-box protein gives MSEGQENLIIELRSIIGRLEAVLSSIDEALLWTDEEGKAKWCNDSFAKLIGLKRIFIMGKSVTDIFHLCLRGQKLPNEAHPLFLALSQKRTQQGDYTFGPSDIPLFVKIQYLDMKETPPSTIMLVRDSSQEKELEEVRLQGAALAAAADAIVILDINGRVHWINKAFTRMTGYDYDHIYGKTLSLIKSDMQSKDFYREMWGTMLSGSPWSGELINRRKNGELYHEYQTVTPVTNSKGKVTNFIAIKNDITEKKLAQKSLENREAKLSALFNGIIDAIVTADSTGKIETVNPAAEKIFGYAPGELVNKNVRILVPPELRPDHDSYIKRYLDTRIPRIIGIGREIEAVRKDGSRFPIELSITEIITADSTMFAAIVRDISERKRQEKELSLLNEKLEQRVRERTIDLENKTLELMEEVVERKRAEMQIRQNSELLRSLLDGISAAFIILNLEKRTIVEINGVAESMFGLSKNQILNKNCDQIFKVQGSLLKTVCPNSIEGEALSETYVLNAKGATLPVARHVLPITIKETPHLALLLFDITARKNLEHKLARAQKLESIGRLAAGIAHEINTPIQYIGDSVQFIKEAFNDFLKLSEIEEKIMESCRKFEDFKEIMKSRDQVAEDEDTDFIMNEIPEACTRALEGVELVATIVRAMKNFSHPGESSKQLTDINKAITTTLTVARNEWKYAAEVDLQLEDIPMVMTLQGDINQVLLNIIVNAAHAIRDKHEQLGKKGEITIATTKEDGFVAIKISDNGTGISPEILDNIFDPFFTTKKVREGTGQGLAIVHDIIVSKHGGSIDVDSKWEAGTTFIIHLPLEATA, from the coding sequence ATGAGCGAAGGCCAGGAAAACCTCATAATCGAGCTCCGATCGATTATTGGGCGCCTTGAGGCAGTATTAAGCTCAATAGACGAAGCTCTGTTATGGACAGATGAAGAAGGGAAAGCCAAATGGTGCAATGACAGCTTCGCTAAACTAATAGGACTCAAGCGAATTTTCATCATGGGAAAATCCGTAACGGATATTTTCCACCTTTGCCTGAGAGGTCAGAAATTGCCGAACGAAGCTCATCCTTTGTTCCTTGCTTTATCCCAAAAAAGAACACAACAGGGTGACTATACTTTTGGCCCCAGCGATATCCCATTGTTTGTAAAAATTCAATATCTTGATATGAAAGAAACTCCGCCAAGCACCATCATGCTGGTAAGAGATTCTTCTCAAGAAAAAGAACTAGAAGAAGTCAGACTTCAGGGCGCGGCACTTGCAGCGGCGGCTGACGCAATAGTCATTCTTGACATTAACGGACGTGTACATTGGATAAACAAAGCGTTTACTCGAATGACCGGATACGATTATGATCATATTTACGGGAAAACTCTCAGCCTGATCAAATCAGACATGCAATCCAAAGATTTCTACCGAGAAATGTGGGGGACCATGCTTTCAGGATCACCTTGGTCTGGGGAACTCATCAATCGCCGCAAGAATGGTGAACTCTACCACGAATATCAAACTGTAACCCCTGTAACTAATTCAAAAGGTAAAGTTACAAATTTTATTGCCATAAAGAACGACATTACTGAGAAAAAGTTAGCTCAAAAATCTCTTGAAAACAGAGAGGCCAAACTCTCGGCACTATTTAACGGAATCATTGATGCCATAGTCACGGCAGACTCAACAGGCAAAATTGAAACAGTTAACCCTGCTGCTGAAAAAATATTCGGCTACGCCCCGGGAGAACTTGTTAATAAAAATGTTCGAATCTTAGTGCCTCCAGAACTCAGACCTGACCATGACAGCTATATAAAGCGATACCTCGACACAAGAATTCCACGTATAATTGGTATAGGCCGAGAAATAGAAGCGGTACGTAAGGACGGTTCAAGGTTCCCAATCGAACTTTCAATCACCGAAATTATTACGGCTGACTCAACTATGTTCGCAGCCATAGTTCGAGATATTTCTGAACGAAAACGACAAGAGAAAGAGCTTTCTCTTTTAAATGAAAAACTTGAGCAGAGGGTTCGAGAGCGCACGATAGATTTAGAGAACAAGACGCTTGAGCTAATGGAAGAAGTTGTAGAGCGAAAGCGTGCAGAAATGCAGATCAGGCAAAATAGCGAACTTCTCCGATCACTGCTTGATGGAATTTCTGCTGCATTCATAATCCTAAATCTTGAAAAAAGAACTATCGTTGAAATTAACGGGGTCGCTGAAAGCATGTTCGGTCTTTCAAAAAATCAAATTTTGAATAAAAATTGCGATCAAATTTTCAAAGTTCAAGGAAGCCTTCTCAAAACAGTTTGTCCTAATTCAATAGAAGGAGAAGCCCTTTCTGAAACTTATGTTCTCAACGCAAAAGGTGCCACTCTTCCTGTTGCACGACATGTACTTCCTATAACAATAAAAGAAACACCTCATTTAGCATTGCTTCTTTTTGATATTACCGCCCGGAAAAATCTCGAACACAAACTGGCAAGAGCACAAAAACTTGAATCCATAGGTAGACTGGCGGCAGGAATAGCTCACGAAATCAACACTCCAATCCAGTATATCGGAGATTCAGTCCAATTCATAAAAGAAGCTTTTAATGACTTTCTGAAATTGTCCGAAATCGAAGAAAAAATAATGGAGTCATGCAGAAAGTTCGAAGACTTCAAAGAAATCATGAAAAGTAGAGATCAGGTTGCCGAAGATGAAGATACTGACTTCATCATGAATGAGATACCGGAAGCATGCACTAGAGCCCTTGAAGGCGTTGAGCTAGTGGCAACAATTGTCAGGGCTATGAAGAATTTTTCTCATCCTGGAGAAAGTTCGAAACAACTAACTGACATTAACAAAGCCATAACAACAACTCTAACTGTAGCTCGCAACGAATGGAAATATGCGGCAGAAGTAGACCTTCAACTAGAAGACATCCCTATGGTTATGACTCTTCAGGGAGACATTAACCAAGTATTGCTGAACATAATTGTCAACGCGGCTCACGCTATACGAGATAAACATGAACAGCTTGGTAAAAAGGGCGAAATAACAATTGCGACAACCAAAGAAGATGGCTTTGTTGCAATAAAGATATCCGATAACGGAACAGGCATTTCTCCTGAAATATTAGATAATATTTTTGACCCCTTCTTTACTACTAAAAAAGTTAGAGAAGGAACCGGACAAGGTCTTGCCATCGTTCATGATATAATCGTGAGTAAGCACGGAGGCAGCATCGATGTAGATTCTAAATGGGAAGCCGGAACAACTTTCATCATCCACCTTCCATTGGAAGCAACCGCATAG
- a CDS encoding HD domain-containing phosphohydrolase yields MEKSRILFVDDEINLLKSIKAMFRKQYSVDIAEGPEKGIKMIKNGNKYAVIISDLKMPGMDGIEFLHRVQKITPDTTRIMLTGHADVEAATLAVNRGHVFRFLTKPVQAEEMRRILDAAIKQYSLVTSEKELLRGTLRGCIRVLTDVLSVVSPETFSLSQRIKRLAVKTAERLGIRNTNQLELAAMLSQLGCISLSESTLHKIHSGEELTEIEQKEFESHPSISVKLLSNIPRLDQVIEIISKQNKSAEDFPDMPFESKIIKACLDFETFRSKGFDSSTAFSEMKKNIEWYDKDIIESLESAATIESHYEQEMLPVSRLKPGMIMNQNLSTPTGVLIIAKGQEIGDAILARLNNIARNNKLSDQINVLISKKTFKKN; encoded by the coding sequence ATGGAAAAATCCAGAATTCTATTTGTGGACGATGAAATAAATTTACTAAAATCTATCAAAGCAATGTTCAGAAAACAGTATTCCGTTGATATCGCAGAAGGACCTGAAAAGGGAATTAAGATGATCAAAAATGGAAATAAATATGCTGTCATTATTTCCGACTTAAAAATGCCGGGCATGGACGGCATCGAATTTTTACATCGAGTTCAAAAAATCACCCCTGACACAACTCGCATAATGCTCACGGGACACGCGGATGTGGAGGCTGCGACTCTGGCGGTGAATAGAGGGCATGTATTTCGCTTCCTCACCAAGCCGGTACAAGCCGAGGAGATGCGCCGGATTCTTGATGCCGCGATAAAACAGTATTCACTTGTGACCTCGGAAAAAGAGCTTCTTCGCGGGACACTAAGAGGATGCATTCGAGTTCTGACAGATGTGCTTTCAGTCGTTAGTCCTGAAACATTCAGCCTAAGCCAACGTATCAAAAGACTGGCAGTAAAAACGGCTGAACGCCTTGGTATTCGTAATACCAACCAGCTTGAATTGGCTGCGATGCTTTCTCAATTAGGATGCATATCCTTAAGCGAATCCACCTTGCATAAAATTCACTCAGGTGAAGAGCTTACAGAAATTGAGCAAAAAGAGTTTGAATCCCACCCATCCATATCGGTAAAACTTCTATCAAATATTCCAAGACTGGATCAGGTTATCGAGATAATAAGCAAACAAAATAAAAGTGCTGAAGATTTTCCAGACATGCCCTTTGAATCTAAAATAATTAAAGCCTGCCTCGACTTTGAAACATTTAGAAGCAAAGGATTTGACTCATCAACAGCCTTTTCTGAAATGAAAAAAAACATCGAATGGTATGATAAAGATATAATTGAATCATTAGAAAGCGCAGCCACAATTGAAAGTCACTATGAGCAAGAGATGCTACCTGTTTCAAGACTTAAACCCGGAATGATCATGAACCAAAACCTAAGTACCCCCACAGGAGTTTTGATCATAGCAAAGGGGCAGGAAATCGGAGATGCGATCCTTGCACGACTAAATAATATTGCACGGAATAATAAACTTTCAGATCAAATTAATGTTCTAATTAGCAAAAAAACTTTCAAAAAAAATTAG